GTGTCTCGCCAGATTTCTGGTCCGGTTGTTTTATAATGTGCCAAATAATTATCCGGGTTAGCAAATTGATTTAATATGAAATAACCCTCTTTTTGTCCTTTTTCTTCCGCATAATCTCTACATATCTCGATAGATTCCAATAACGTCACTTTAGCGCCGAAAGCCTCCATGGTCAATGTACGTTCTCTAGTAGAATTGGAAGGCATTACCAACTCGATATCCAAACCATAAATAGCCGCTATCATGGCCAGGGCTATTCCGGTATTACCGCTGGTAGCTTCAATTAAACGTGTTTTTTGGTCAATTTCTCCCCGTTCCATAGCACTTCTTATCATATTAAGCGCAGCTCGGTCTTTCACACTTCCACCGGGATTATTTCCTTCTAATTTTGCAAATAGCTGTACATTGGGATTGGTGTTTAAGCGTTGTATGGCTACCAAGGGGGTATTTCCTATATTTTCTATTAATTTTCCCATAATCATGTGATTGCTTTAACTACAAACTTAGCTAAAATGCGCAGCATTTAGAACAACGGTTAAATGACAAAAGCCAAGAAATAATTGCTTTTTTTGAACGCTCATATGCCGTTTACGAAAATCATCGATAAAATAGCTTTCTATTTGATTGATTAGCGCATCGGTGCCACGGCATTTATGCGGTTTTAGGCCTTATTGGCCTCGATGACTTTTACCGTAGATTGATGATAAACGGTAGCCCCCGGAGGAACGCTTTTGGTAAGCCATACATTCCCTCCAATAATACAATCACGCCCAACTATGGTTTCGCCACCTAAAATAGTTGCTCCCGCATAAATAATTACATGGTCTTCTATAGTGGGATGCCTTTTGATATTAGCCATATATTTTTCAACACTCAAGGCACCTAATGTTACGCCCTGATAAAGTTTCACATGATCTCCTATGATACTTGTTTCTCCAATGACGATTCCTGTGCCGTGGTCAATATATAGGTATTCTCCAATTTGTGCGCCGGGGTGTATATCTATCCCTGTAAGCGAATGTGCCCGTTCTGTTAAGATTCTAGGTATCAATGGAACATCCAATTTCAGTAGGGCATGCGCCAATCGATATAAAGAAATGGCCAG
This Olivibacter sp. SDN3 DNA region includes the following protein-coding sequences:
- the cysM gene encoding cysteine synthase CysM, coding for MGKLIENIGNTPLVAIQRLNTNPNVQLFAKLEGNNPGGSVKDRAALNMIRSAMERGEIDQKTRLIEATSGNTGIALAMIAAIYGLDIELVMPSNSTRERTLTMEAFGAKVTLLESIEICRDYAEEKGQKEGYFILNQFANPDNYLAHYKTTGPEIWRDTAGKITHFVSSMGTTGSIMGNSMFLKEKNQAIEIIGCQPTEESSIPGIRRWPPEYLPKIFDPSRVDRIIDVSQQQATERARQLAKDEGIFVGMSTGGALHVALQVAEELDEGIIVFIACDRGDRYLSSDLFDK
- the epsC gene encoding serine O-acetyltransferase EpsC is translated as MSEDFLLHIHNRQNRMEVVPSNDIIAGWAFDLLDLIYPERKALPKYSLQEVKALFQKLELELVKLLDVTKACNDANNQLVAKNFFEAIPELYRVMNTDVEAILEGDPASRSEFEIIRTYPGFLAISLYRLAHALLKLDVPLIPRILTERAHSLTGIDIHPGAQIGEYLYIDHGTGIVIGETSIIGDHVKLYQGVTLGALSVEKYMANIKRHPTIEDHVIIYAGATILGGETIVGRDCIIGGNVWLTKSVPPGATVYHQSTVKVIEANKA